A single Methanolobus sp. ZRKC5 DNA region contains:
- a CDS encoding glutaredoxin family protein — MKKVVMYTLSTCPWCMRAKKFFREQDIPFEYIDYDKADDDTKKAIKDDCLAHGSEMSFPFVKVDEDVVVGYNPAKYSKLLKL; from the coding sequence GTGAAGAAAGTAGTTATGTACACACTCAGTACCTGCCCCTGGTGTATGAGGGCAAAGAAATTCTTCAGGGAACAGGATATTCCCTTTGAGTATATTGATTATGACAAGGCAGATGACGATACAAAAAAGGCTATCAAGGATGATTGTCTTGCCCATGGTTCTGAAATGTCTTTTCCATTTGTGAAGGTCGATGAGGATGTCGTAGTGGGATACAATCCGGCCAAGTACTCAAAATTACTCAAGTTGTGA
- a CDS encoding ferredoxin-thioredoxin reductase catalytic domain-containing protein, whose protein sequence is MDNEKRKEKLRAMFSKVVDPLGYKISPDTELVDFLLEQEVNIEKEKGSPFCPCQGLTGEREHDMKLVCPCIPFHREHYDAMKRCWCGLYVHKDIEDPDSLMQISLQEFLESKK, encoded by the coding sequence ATGGATAACGAAAAGCGTAAGGAGAAACTCAGGGCAATGTTCTCAAAGGTTGTAGATCCTCTGGGATACAAAATCAGTCCTGACACTGAACTGGTTGATTTCTTACTTGAGCAGGAAGTTAACATCGAAAAAGAAAAAGGCAGTCCTTTTTGTCCCTGTCAGGGTCTTACAGGTGAAAGAGAGCATGATATGAAGCTCGTCTGTCCATGTATACCTTTTCACAGGGAACACTATGATGCGATGAAGCGCTGCTGGTGTGGTCTTTATGTACACAAGGATATTGAAGACCCGGACAGTCTTATGCAGATATCTCTGCAAGAGTTCCTTGAATCAAAAAAATAG
- a CDS encoding nitroreductase: protein MGVEKNSVIENIKTRRSISEYTDKEVSDEDIKKIIDAGVHAPSGFDSQPWFFVVIKNREMMMRMSDHCKPRLLTQLGEATNDAAIAFKKELAKEDFNIFYDAPVLVIVLGNNAGFTTDYDCSLCAENMMLAAHSMGIGSCWIGTGCFIQDNLELLEELGITPDYRVIAPIVFGYPLAEPGEIPKKEPEIVWVN from the coding sequence ATGGGTGTGGAGAAAAATAGCGTAATTGAAAATATAAAGACACGAAGGAGTATCAGTGAATATACTGATAAGGAGGTAAGTGACGAAGACATCAAGAAGATAATTGATGCCGGTGTTCATGCACCTTCCGGTTTCGACAGCCAGCCATGGTTCTTTGTTGTGATTAAGAATCGTGAAATGATGATGAGAATGTCAGATCATTGTAAACCGCGCCTTCTTACTCAATTAGGCGAGGCTACAAATGATGCAGCTATAGCGTTCAAGAAAGAACTTGCAAAAGAAGATTTTAACATCTTCTACGATGCTCCTGTCCTTGTAATTGTTCTTGGAAACAATGCAGGTTTCACTACGGATTACGATTGTTCTCTGTGTGCTGAGAACATGATGCTTGCAGCTCATTCTATGGGCATTGGTAGTTGTTGGATAGGAACCGGGTGTTTCATTCAGGATAATCTTGAATTACTCGAAGAACTGGGGATTACACCTGATTACAGAGTAATTGCACCAATCGTATTTGGTTATCCTCTAGCAGAACCTGGAGAGATCCCTAAAAAAGAACCTGAAATTGTGTGGGTGAACTAA
- a CDS encoding nitrogenase component 1: MSERNYTTVNPCIMCQPIGSVMAFKGIEDSMVLLHGSQGCSTYMRLHLAHHFREPVDIGSSSLSEKGAVYGGSENLKKALKNIISRYDPKVIGVSTTCLAETIGDDISRIISEFREEENISDERIIIPVPTPSYEESHNSGYIKAVEAIVKTFTLKDSKKEIFNNKLNVVLSENISPEDTREMKHIFTSIVGQNSFILLPDISETFDAPMTGELHKIPLGGTTHSDITDMKNSAASIGLGITNDNRAVNYLEHTFDIPSQNLPLPIGLEYTDRVLNALSNISGMEIPDEFQKERGRLIDAMVDAHKYVYGIKVAIYGDPNNVLGMLSLALENGMHPILVVASSKSPRFAEHAMERVDQVKPDCDVTILEDVDFDTFNDAVRKAKPQMLIGNSNGKYIAQDMNIPLIRFGFPIHDRVGAQRLLTIGYKGAMRMLDRITNTILEVQDTELAAKWSEPESYVPLSENSFHFAEA, translated from the coding sequence ATGAGCGAGCGTAACTACACGACGGTCAACCCCTGTATAATGTGCCAGCCCATTGGCAGTGTGATGGCATTTAAGGGAATAGAGGACTCAATGGTTCTGCTACACGGCTCACAGGGTTGCAGCACATATATGAGACTGCACCTTGCACACCACTTCAGGGAACCAGTAGACATCGGTTCAAGCTCACTTAGTGAAAAGGGTGCAGTTTATGGCGGAAGCGAGAACCTGAAGAAGGCACTTAAGAACATAATATCACGCTATGATCCAAAGGTCATCGGTGTTTCAACCACGTGTCTTGCAGAGACCATTGGGGACGATATTTCCCGTATAATCAGTGAGTTCAGGGAAGAGGAAAATATTAGCGATGAAAGAATAATCATCCCCGTACCAACACCCAGCTACGAGGAAAGCCACAACAGTGGATACATCAAGGCTGTAGAGGCCATTGTCAAGACCTTCACACTGAAAGACTCTAAGAAGGAAATATTCAATAATAAGCTCAATGTTGTGCTTTCAGAGAATATCTCACCTGAGGATACCAGGGAAATGAAGCACATTTTCACCAGCATCGTAGGACAGAATTCATTCATACTCCTGCCTGATATCTCAGAGACTTTTGATGCGCCCATGACAGGAGAACTTCACAAGATACCCCTTGGAGGAACAACACATTCTGACATTACAGATATGAAGAATAGTGCAGCAAGCATCGGACTTGGAATTACCAATGATAACAGGGCAGTCAATTATCTTGAGCATACATTTGATATCCCCTCACAAAATCTGCCACTTCCGATAGGACTTGAATACACGGACAGGGTACTAAATGCATTGTCTAATATATCCGGAATGGAAATCCCTGATGAATTTCAGAAGGAAAGAGGTAGGCTTATCGATGCTATGGTAGATGCTCACAAGTATGTGTATGGAATCAAGGTTGCAATCTATGGAGACCCAAACAACGTGCTTGGAATGTTATCCCTCGCACTTGAGAACGGCATGCATCCTATACTCGTAGTTGCTTCCAGCAAGTCACCACGATTTGCAGAACATGCCATGGAAAGAGTTGACCAGGTAAAGCCAGATTGTGATGTCACTATCCTTGAGGATGTGGACTTTGACACTTTCAATGACGCTGTCAGAAAAGCAAAGCCTCAGATGCTTATTGGTAATTCTAATGGAAAGTACATTGCACAGGATATGAATATCCCATTAATAAGATTCGGGTTCCCTATACATGACAGGGTCGGTGCCCAGAGATTATTGACAATTGGATATAAGGGAGCAATGCGCATGCTTGACAGGATAACCAACACTATTCTGGAAGTTCAGGACACTGAACTGGCTGCGAAATGGTCTGAACCGGAAAGCTACGTTCCGCTCAGTGAGAATTCATTTCACTTCGCGGAAGCGTGA
- the nifE gene encoding nitrogenase iron-molybdenum cofactor biosynthesis protein NifE, with protein MPDITSVVNTLDERRPYIELKQANKSGELACDNTSIAGSMSQRACVYSGARVALNPVTDAVHLVHGPIGCASYTWDIRGSLSNDKETFRTSFSTDMKELDVVFGGEKKLSKSIDEIVELYKPPVIFVYSTCIVGIIGDDLEAICKEANERVGIPVIPVQSEGFKGTKSDGYKAACNALMQIIGTKEPEITSEYRINIFGDYNVAGDVWLVKPLFEKMGIQVITSMTGDATVDTISKSHGAHLNLVQCSGSMTYLAKWMKKEYGIPFKKVSYFGIEDIAIALRTTAEFFGSEEMMRIAEDIIEKETKRIMPEIQAIRKRVQGKTAAIYMGGAAKALTLIKGFRELGMEVVIIGTQTGKRDDYKQISYQVKDGTVIVDDANPLELADLLVNQKADLMVAGVKERFLAYKLGVSFCDFNHDRVIEFEGYDGFVNFARELDISINSPVWKYVGSKLGDSSSGSTETKNTIKSAEQNTAESNKDVGERSNMHDINLITVQESVA; from the coding sequence ATGCCAGACATTACAAGCGTGGTTAACACGTTGGATGAAAGACGACCATACATAGAACTGAAGCAGGCAAACAAGTCTGGAGAACTAGCATGCGATAATACGTCCATCGCCGGTTCTATGAGTCAGAGAGCCTGTGTTTATTCAGGAGCTCGTGTGGCACTAAATCCTGTGACCGATGCTGTACACCTCGTACACGGTCCTATAGGATGTGCAAGTTACACCTGGGATATCAGGGGTAGCCTGTCAAATGATAAGGAAACGTTCCGTACCAGTTTCTCAACTGATATGAAGGAACTTGACGTAGTATTCGGTGGCGAGAAAAAACTCTCAAAGAGCATCGATGAGATCGTTGAGTTATACAAACCTCCTGTCATCTTTGTCTATTCAACCTGTATTGTCGGTATAATCGGAGATGACCTTGAAGCTATTTGCAAGGAAGCAAACGAGCGAGTAGGCATTCCTGTAATACCTGTGCAATCAGAAGGTTTCAAGGGAACAAAGTCTGATGGATATAAGGCAGCGTGCAATGCACTTATGCAGATCATCGGAACAAAGGAACCTGAAATAACCTCAGAATACAGGATCAACATCTTTGGCGATTACAATGTGGCAGGAGATGTATGGCTGGTAAAGCCCCTCTTTGAAAAGATGGGAATACAGGTCATTACTTCCATGACAGGAGATGCAACAGTAGATACCATCTCAAAGTCACACGGAGCCCATTTGAATTTAGTGCAGTGTTCAGGTTCCATGACATACCTTGCAAAGTGGATGAAGAAGGAATATGGGATTCCTTTCAAGAAGGTTAGTTATTTTGGAATCGAGGATATTGCAATTGCACTTAGAACAACAGCTGAGTTCTTTGGTTCCGAAGAAATGATGAGAATCGCTGAAGATATCATCGAAAAGGAAACGAAGAGAATAATGCCTGAAATTCAGGCAATCAGAAAAAGGGTTCAGGGAAAGACCGCAGCAATATACATGGGCGGCGCTGCCAAGGCACTTACACTCATAAAGGGTTTCCGGGAACTTGGAATGGAAGTCGTTATAATAGGAACTCAGACTGGAAAGCGGGATGACTACAAGCAGATCAGCTATCAGGTGAAGGATGGAACAGTCATTGTAGATGACGCAAACCCGCTGGAACTTGCAGACCTTCTTGTGAACCAGAAGGCTGACCTCATGGTTGCAGGTGTCAAGGAAAGGTTCCTGGCTTACAAGCTTGGTGTATCATTCTGTGATTTCAACCATGACAGGGTCATTGAATTTGAGGGATATGACGGGTTCGTGAACTTTGCAAGAGAACTGGATATTTCCATTAACAGTCCCGTATGGAAATATGTTGGAAGCAAGCTCGGAGATTCAAGTTCAGGAAGTACGGAAACAAAGAATACTATCAAGTCTGCAGAGCAAAACACAGCAGAATCAAATAAGGACGTAGGGGAGAGAAGCAATATGCATGATATTAACCTAATCACAGTACAGGAGTCTGTGGCATGA
- the nifK gene encoding nitrogenase molybdenum-iron protein subunit beta yields the protein MLDYTPKEEVKRDALVVNPAKICQPIGASYAAMGIHNCMPHSHGSQGCLSYLRMCLTRHFREQTVGTTSSFYEGTAVFGGASNLKKSLANIEAVYTPEVVAIHTTCLSETIGDDVNQIIEDVQMEELIDPSIKLCAASTPSYVGSHVTGYDNMVKSFVTTFATKTKPNGKLNMIPGFVDPGDIREMKRILSIMNIPTIVFPDQTDVFDAGITGEGGLFAKGGTPIGDVEDSANSMGTIALCGMAGGAAANTFKSKFKMPIQIGPVPIGVRYTDRFIMKAAELANVPIPPELEHERARVVDMMTDAHAHFYGKKVAIFGDCDIIEGLTSLVLEMGMEPTVILSGSVSKKFEERVSEMVHPLYPDSHILTGTDLFTLHQIIKNEPVDMLIGNTYGKHIALAEDIPLIRVGFPIMDRANLHYFPVMGYAGAARMIEWIGNTFLDIKDKTIPEEELEVVQ from the coding sequence ATGTTAGATTATACACCAAAGGAAGAAGTTAAGAGAGATGCATTGGTGGTCAATCCTGCCAAAATATGCCAGCCTATTGGCGCATCATATGCTGCAATGGGTATACACAACTGTATGCCTCACAGCCATGGGTCACAGGGATGTCTCTCATACCTGAGAATGTGTCTTACAAGACACTTCAGGGAACAAACAGTAGGAACTACCAGTAGTTTCTATGAAGGAACTGCCGTTTTCGGTGGTGCATCCAATCTCAAGAAGTCACTTGCCAACATTGAGGCAGTATACACACCAGAAGTTGTTGCAATTCACACAACATGTCTTTCAGAGACAATTGGTGATGATGTTAACCAGATCATAGAAGATGTACAGATGGAGGAACTTATCGACCCATCCATCAAACTATGTGCTGCATCAACCCCCAGTTATGTTGGTTCCCACGTAACAGGCTATGACAATATGGTAAAGTCATTCGTTACAACTTTTGCCACAAAGACAAAGCCAAATGGCAAACTTAACATGATCCCGGGTTTTGTGGACCCCGGAGACATACGCGAGATGAAGAGAATACTCTCCATTATGAACATCCCAACTATTGTATTCCCTGACCAGACAGATGTATTCGATGCCGGAATTACCGGAGAGGGCGGACTCTTTGCAAAGGGCGGTACACCAATAGGAGATGTTGAGGACAGCGCAAACTCAATGGGAACCATTGCACTCTGTGGTATGGCAGGAGGCGCAGCAGCAAACACATTCAAGAGCAAGTTCAAGATGCCAATACAGATAGGACCTGTACCAATAGGTGTTCGTTACACTGACAGGTTCATCATGAAGGCAGCAGAACTTGCAAACGTCCCGATCCCACCGGAACTGGAACATGAAAGAGCAAGAGTCGTTGATATGATGACAGATGCTCACGCACACTTCTATGGTAAGAAGGTAGCCATATTCGGTGACTGCGACATAATTGAAGGTCTGACAAGCCTGGTGCTTGAAATGGGAATGGAACCAACTGTGATCCTCTCAGGTTCTGTAAGCAAGAAGTTCGAGGAAAGAGTTTCAGAAATGGTACATCCATTGTATCCTGACTCACATATCCTTACCGGAACAGACCTGTTTACCCTGCACCAGATTATCAAGAACGAACCTGTTGACATGCTGATCGGTAACACCTATGGAAAGCACATAGCACTTGCTGAAGATATTCCATTGATCAGAGTCGGATTCCCAATTATGGACAGGGCAAACCTGCACTACTTCCCTGTCATGGGATATGCAGGAGCAGCTCGAATGATCGAGTGGATCGGAAACACATTCCTGGACATCAAGGATAAGACAATTCCTGAAGAAGAACTTGAGGTCGTTCAATAA
- the nifD gene encoding nitrogenase molybdenum-iron protein alpha chain, producing the protein MSSEVEQSQNLIDEMMKIYPEKVAKDRRKHLTVKDSCSEENHIEANAKTIPGIMTNRGCAYAGGKGVVMGPIKDMVHITHGPIGCGYYTWGTRRNMGKAEDGGDNYLQYCFSTDMKETDIVFGGEKKLKAAIDDAVRIFKPGAISICATCPVGLIGDDIEAVAAEAESEHGVKIMSLRCEGYRGVSQSAGHHIASNVIMEHLVGTEELEDPTPFDINIFGEYNIGGDLWEIKPLFEKIGYRIVSSFTGDGSYHNLSKAHQAKLSVLLCHRSVNYTNRMMEEKYGVPWLKVNYIGIEGTKKSFRKMAQFFDDAELTKKTEEIIEEEMAKIQPELEKYRNKLQGKTAFIYSGGSRSHHYQNLFEDLGMKVLVAGYQFAHRDDYEGRQILDGLKEKASSGMLEDLHFEMEEGFEPAISEERIKELKEKLGLMSYEGMMPEMKDGTIAVDDLNHYETEFLIKELKPDLFCSGIKDKYMAQKMGIPSRQIHSYDYSGRYTGFSGVLNFARDIDMAVNNPSWKLLKTPWKAE; encoded by the coding sequence ATGAGTTCGGAAGTTGAACAGTCACAGAATCTCATTGATGAGATGATGAAGATCTACCCCGAGAAGGTCGCAAAGGACAGAAGAAAGCACTTAACTGTCAAGGATTCCTGTTCCGAGGAAAATCATATCGAAGCTAATGCCAAGACCATTCCAGGCATAATGACAAACCGTGGTTGTGCCTATGCCGGTGGTAAGGGTGTAGTAATGGGACCTATCAAGGATATGGTTCACATCACACACGGACCAATTGGCTGTGGATATTACACATGGGGAACCAGGAGAAACATGGGCAAGGCAGAAGATGGCGGTGACAACTACCTGCAATACTGTTTCTCAACCGACATGAAAGAAACAGATATTGTATTTGGTGGTGAGAAGAAACTCAAGGCAGCTATCGATGACGCAGTGAGGATCTTCAAGCCAGGTGCAATATCTATCTGTGCAACATGTCCTGTAGGACTTATTGGCGATGACATCGAAGCAGTCGCTGCAGAAGCAGAATCAGAACATGGTGTAAAGATAATGTCCCTTCGTTGTGAAGGGTACAGAGGTGTAAGTCAGTCAGCAGGACATCACATTGCAAGTAATGTAATCATGGAACATCTAGTTGGTACCGAGGAACTAGAAGATCCAACACCATTTGACATCAACATCTTTGGTGAATACAACATTGGTGGTGACCTCTGGGAGATCAAGCCACTCTTTGAAAAAATCGGATACCGCATAGTTTCAAGTTTCACAGGAGACGGCTCATACCACAACCTTTCAAAGGCACACCAGGCCAAGCTCAGTGTCCTCCTCTGTCACAGGTCAGTAAACTACACTAACCGCATGATGGAAGAAAAGTACGGAGTACCATGGTTAAAGGTCAATTACATAGGTATCGAAGGCACAAAGAAGTCATTCAGAAAGATGGCACAATTCTTCGATGATGCAGAACTTACCAAGAAGACAGAGGAAATTATCGAAGAGGAAATGGCAAAGATCCAGCCTGAACTTGAGAAGTACAGAAACAAGCTTCAGGGCAAGACAGCATTTATTTACTCAGGTGGATCCAGATCACACCACTATCAGAATCTCTTTGAAGATCTTGGTATGAAGGTTCTTGTTGCAGGATACCAGTTTGCTCACCGTGATGACTACGAAGGAAGACAGATACTTGATGGTTTGAAGGAAAAAGCATCCAGCGGAATGCTTGAAGATCTACACTTTGAAATGGAAGAAGGATTTGAACCTGCCATCAGTGAAGAACGCATAAAGGAACTCAAGGAAAAGCTTGGTCTGATGTCCTATGAAGGAATGATGCCGGAAATGAAGGATGGTACGATCGCTGTGGATGACCTCAACCACTACGAAACTGAATTCCTTATCAAGGAACTAAAGCCAGACCTGTTCTGTTCAGGTATCAAGGACAAGTACATGGCACAGAAGATGGGAATTCCATCCCGGCAGATCCACTCCTACGACTACAGCGGACGTTACACCGGTTTCTCAGGTGTACTTAACTTCGCAAGAGATATCGATATGGCAGTGAACAACCCAAGCTGGAAGCTCTTAAAGACCCCATGGAAGGCAGAGTAA
- a CDS encoding P-II family nitrogen regulator — protein MKEITAIIRMNKVHKTLDALSECGYPSFTVEKVMGRGKQRGLCYEFDPPLPEQEGVSSKNCIPFIPKRLFTIVVDDKAADKVVQRIININKTGHAGDGKIFVTDIPESFRIRTGEEGNITVEREEQ, from the coding sequence ATGAAGGAAATAACGGCAATCATTCGTATGAACAAGGTGCATAAGACGCTAGATGCACTTTCAGAGTGCGGATACCCTTCTTTCACCGTGGAAAAGGTAATGGGCAGAGGAAAGCAAAGAGGATTATGCTATGAATTCGACCCTCCACTTCCTGAGCAGGAAGGAGTTTCATCAAAGAACTGCATCCCTTTCATTCCAAAGCGCCTGTTCACCATAGTTGTCGATGATAAAGCAGCAGATAAGGTTGTTCAGAGAATAATCAACATCAACAAGACAGGCCACGCAGGAGATGGAAAGATCTTCGTAACAGACATTCCTGAATCCTTCAGAATAAGGACAGGAGAAGAAGGCAATATCACTGTAGAGAGGGAAGAACAATGA
- a CDS encoding P-II family nitrogen regulator translates to MQMVRAIVRPNKVSDIVEELEKGGYVSLTKTDVYGRGKQRGIHTAEVQFDELPKTMLMLVVEDEEKSKVLDIIKSSAHTGKYGDGKIFVNPVENAYTIRTGESGL, encoded by the coding sequence ATGCAAATGGTTCGTGCAATTGTCAGACCAAACAAGGTATCTGACATCGTTGAAGAACTTGAGAAGGGGGGCTATGTTTCCCTTACCAAGACCGATGTATACGGAAGAGGAAAGCAGAGAGGTATACACACAGCTGAAGTACAGTTTGACGAACTTCCAAAAACCATGCTTATGTTAGTAGTTGAAGATGAGGAGAAGTCCAAAGTTCTGGACATAATCAAGAGTTCAGCTCACACAGGAAAGTACGGAGACGGAAAGATCTTCGTAAATCCAGTTGAAAACGCTTACACAATACGCACCGGCGAAAGTGGACTTTAA
- the nifH gene encoding nitrogenase iron protein: MRQVAIYGKGGIGKSTTTQNLTGALATMGKNILLVGCDPKADSTRMLLGGLNQKTVLDTLRSEGDESVELDNLIQPGFGGIKCVESGGPEPGVGCAGRGIITSINLLENLGAYEEDLDYVFYDVLGDVVCGGFAMPIREGKAKEIYIVASGELMAIYAANNICKGIQKYAKGGARLGGIICNSRNVDGERELLEAFAERLGSKLIHFVPRDNIVQRAEINRKVVIEFDPDCGQAEEYRTLANNIENNDLFVVPKPMEMEDLEEMMVEFGIVEL; encoded by the coding sequence ATGCGACAAGTAGCAATATACGGAAAGGGCGGAATCGGCAAGTCAACGACTACACAGAATCTGACAGGTGCACTCGCCACTATGGGAAAAAATATACTGTTGGTAGGATGCGACCCAAAGGCAGACTCAACAAGAATGCTCCTTGGAGGCCTTAACCAGAAGACAGTACTTGACACATTAAGAAGTGAAGGCGATGAATCTGTTGAACTCGACAACCTGATACAGCCAGGATTTGGCGGTATAAAGTGCGTCGAATCAGGCGGACCTGAACCTGGTGTCGGTTGTGCAGGAAGAGGAATTATCACATCAATAAATCTGCTGGAAAACCTTGGTGCATACGAAGAAGATCTGGATTACGTTTTCTATGACGTACTCGGTGACGTAGTATGCGGAGGTTTTGCAATGCCAATTCGTGAAGGAAAGGCAAAGGAGATCTACATCGTTGCCAGTGGTGAACTCATGGCAATCTATGCAGCAAACAACATCTGCAAGGGAATTCAGAAGTACGCAAAGGGCGGTGCACGTCTTGGCGGAATCATCTGTAACAGCAGAAACGTAGATGGAGAACGCGAACTTCTTGAAGCTTTTGCAGAAAGGCTTGGAAGCAAGCTCATTCACTTCGTACCAAGAGACAATATTGTCCAACGTGCTGAGATCAACAGGAAGGTAGTTATCGAATTTGACCCTGACTGTGGTCAGGCAGAAGAATATAGAACACTGGCCAACAACATCGAAAATAATGACCTGTTCGTGGTTCCAAAGCCAATGGAAATGGAAGACCTGGAAGAAATGATGGTTGAATTCGGAATTGTTGAACTTTGA
- a CDS encoding IS66 family transposase has protein sequence MCIDREEILAVYEAGPEAVVELVTRLLGIIEHQSLQIAQLEERVRHLEEMLEKNSRNSSKPPSTDSYARNKPTVKSQRKKTNKHVGGQNGHPGTTLRINDDPDEVIVHPVNQCVNCGRSLASVPSDYERRQVFDIPPITINCIEHRCEIKTCPKCSHVNKALFPDGVTQPTQYGHRVKSFAVYLHTYQLLPYQRVTKLFSDILGCKISPATLVNTERSCFEKLGAFENTVKHLLKESPVINLDETGMRINAVRNWLHVAGTDKLTYYFAHRKRGSEAMDAMGILPGYTGVATHDFWKPYNKYECQHSLCNAHLLRELTGASENRDQQWPKIMSDLLICIKHHVDNDLLDTELIQRFSEDYDHITCLGVNENPPDPESNVRSKKRGRKKQTTVKNLLDRFIGHKEDILRFMYDQNVPFDNNQAERDIRMTKVQQKISGTFRSEQGAKNFCRIRGYVSTVNKNSESVIDAISAIFYGNSFVPKLQN, from the coding sequence ATTTGTATAGACCGCGAAGAAATACTTGCAGTTTATGAAGCTGGTCCAGAAGCAGTAGTAGAACTTGTAACTCGATTACTTGGGATAATTGAACATCAATCTCTCCAAATTGCACAACTTGAAGAGCGTGTCAGGCATTTGGAAGAAATGCTTGAAAAGAATAGTCGCAACAGTAGCAAACCACCTTCTACTGATTCTTATGCACGGAATAAACCAACCGTTAAAAGTCAAAGAAAAAAGACCAATAAGCATGTAGGTGGTCAAAACGGTCATCCTGGTACTACATTAAGAATAAATGATGATCCGGATGAAGTTATTGTTCATCCTGTTAATCAATGCGTCAATTGTGGGAGATCGTTAGCTTCTGTTCCCTCTGACTATGAAAGAAGACAGGTCTTTGACATTCCTCCTATAACTATCAATTGCATTGAACATCGTTGCGAGATTAAAACATGTCCCAAATGTTCTCATGTAAACAAAGCTCTTTTTCCAGATGGTGTAACTCAGCCGACTCAATACGGTCATCGAGTTAAGTCATTTGCAGTTTATTTGCACACTTACCAATTACTTCCTTATCAGCGTGTTACCAAGTTGTTCTCTGATATTTTGGGATGCAAGATAAGTCCTGCTACTTTGGTGAACACGGAACGTAGTTGTTTTGAGAAGCTTGGAGCTTTTGAAAATACAGTGAAACATCTCCTGAAAGAATCTCCTGTCATCAATCTGGATGAAACAGGAATGAGAATAAATGCAGTTCGTAATTGGCTTCATGTGGCAGGTACAGACAAACTGACCTATTATTTTGCACATCGCAAAAGGGGCTCAGAAGCAATGGATGCTATGGGCATATTACCAGGTTACACTGGTGTTGCAACACATGATTTTTGGAAACCGTACAACAAATATGAATGTCAACATTCATTATGTAATGCACATTTATTACGAGAGTTAACTGGAGCTTCCGAAAACAGGGATCAACAGTGGCCAAAGATAATGAGTGATCTCTTGATATGCATTAAACATCATGTTGATAATGATCTTTTAGATACTGAGCTAATTCAAAGGTTCAGTGAGGATTATGATCACATAACTTGTTTAGGAGTGAATGAAAATCCTCCTGATCCGGAATCAAATGTGCGGTCTAAAAAACGAGGACGTAAGAAGCAGACCACGGTAAAGAATTTGCTGGATAGGTTTATTGGCCATAAAGAGGATATCTTACGATTTATGTACGACCAAAACGTTCCGTTTGATAACAATCAGGCTGAAAGAGATATCAGAATGACGAAAGTACAGCAGAAGATATCAGGTACTTTCCGCAGTGAACAGGGTGCAAAAAATTTCTGCCGTATAAGAGGATACGTGTCTACTGTTAATAAGAATTCTGAATCTGTTATCGATGCAATTAGTGCAATATTTTATGGCAATTCATTTGTTCCAAAGTTGCAGAATTGA